The Sulfuricurvum sp. IAE1 DNA segment TTTTTCAAGCTCTTCGGGCTTGTACGGAGCACCCGGGTAGAGGAGTTCTTCGATGCTCATCGAATACCACGCGTCGGTGCTGTGCATCTCGAAAATCATCGCGATAAAGTTCAATACTTTTTCGTCCAGGATCACCTCTCCCGTGGCCTTGACGCGGAAGAACGCGATGGGGACCCCCCAGTCTCGCTGACGGGAGATACACCAGTCGGGACGGTTTTCGACCATCGAGCCCAAACGGTTGCGTCCGGATTCGGGATAAAAGGCCGTTTTGCCCACTTCGTCTTTGGCAATTTCGCGGAGCGTTTTAGACTCGCCATCAGGAGTGCCGTCGACGCTGATGAACCACTGCTTCGTCGCGCGGTAAATGAGCGGCGTGTGCGAACGCCAGCAGTGCGGATAGGAGTGGCGGAATTTGCTAACTTTGAGCGCTTTGTCGCCGAGCAGTTCGATGATCGGTTCGTTCGCTTTGAAAATGTGCATCCCGACGAACGTTTCGGGATTCGGAAGAAGCTTTTCGCGAACGACGGTCTGATCGTAGCATCCCGTCTCATCGACCGGCATCACCACTTCGAGGTTGTAGCGAAGCCCTACGCGATAGTCGTCCTCCCCGTGCCCGGGTGCGGTGTGGACGCATCCCGAACCGTTGTCCATCAATACGTGCTCGCCCAGCACGATGTGTGATCCGCGACCGTTGAGCGGATTGATCGCATAAAGGTTTTCAAACTTTTTCGCCTCGATCTTCTGCACGACGGTTCCGGTGAAAACACCCTCTTCGATAAGTGCTTCGTAGCGTTTCTCGGCCACGATGTAACCGTCGGAAGTGCGGACGTATGTTTCATCAGGGTTCAAAGAGATCCCCGTATTGGCCGGCAGGGTCCATGGCGTCGTCGTCCAGATGACGATCGCGGCGCTGCCTTCAATCCCTGCGCGCACTTTGGCTTCATCGGAAAGTTCAAACGCAACGTAAATCGAATAGTCCTCTTTCTCCTCGTACTCCACTTCGGCTTCGGCCAGAGCGGTACGCTCCGCCCAGCTCCAGTAGACCGGTTTGGAACGCTCGATCAGTAACCCTTTCTTCGCTACCGCGCACAGGGTTCGGTAGATGTTGGCTTCGAATTTGTAATCCATCGTCAGGTAAGGGTTGTCCCAGTCGGCGACGACGCCGAGCTTCTTGAATTCCTCGCGCTGGATATCGATAAATTCGCTCGCGTGCTCACGGCACAGACGACGCACTTCGGCGGTGCTGAGCTGTTCTTTTTTCTGTTTTCCGCCCAGTTTTTTCTCGACCTGCTGTTCAATCGGCAGCCCGTGGCAATCCCAGCCCGGCGTAAAACGGACCGATTTGCCGTTGAAATAATGGTATTTGACGATAATGTCTTTGAGAATTTTGTTCAGCGCGTGTCCGATGTGGGTATGGCCGTTGGCATAGGGGGGGCCGTCGTGCAGCGTAAAGCTCTGGGCACCCGCTCGGTTGGCTTTCATCCGGTTGTAGACGTCTTGGGCGATCCATGCGGCATAGCGCGCAGGTTCGTTTTGGACCAGGTTTCCGCGCATCGGAAACTCGGTCTGCGGCAGTAGGAGGGTATCTTTATAATCCATTCGGATCCCTTAATAATGAGCATATAAAAAGTGGTGCATTATAGCTTTTAGGTGATTAAATTTTGCTGTCACTATGCTATACTACCCCAATTTTATACAGGGTTGGACTATGAAACGCGACGTAATTTTTGTCGGAAACCGCCTGATTCTCAACGAGGCATACGAGCGCTACATTCTCCGAAACATCAAAAGCCGCTTCTCCTCGATCGACTCGATCAGTTATTTCGAAGAATCGGACAAAGACCTCTTTTTGCATCTCGACGCGCTCCTTAAACACGAATCCAAACTGGTCATCGTCACCACCAAAACCACCTTTACGATCGTCGGCAAACTTCTCAGCACGGTTACCGCCGACAACCAGGTCCTCAAAAATAATATGCTCATCCCCTCACGCGCCGATATCCTCGAAAACGGCAGCTACCTTCTCAACCATAACAGCTCCGAAATCAACGTCATCCTGGCAACAGAGGGTAAAGCCCTCCCCCCGATACTTATCGGCGACGAATCACGCCAGGCAATCATCCACCTCTTCAACGAAGATCTAGCCAGTGCCCAGACTCTCCTTGAGCCGCTGGCGCAAAACTTCGACGTACGGCTCGAATTCAGCCTTCTCGTCGAGGGGTGGCTTAAAATCCGGATTCATGCCCGCCGCCACGGCAACCTTTCGCAGTTCATCGCTTCGGCCAAGGGGCTGATGCACCACAAGGTGATCGCCGCGGCGAACGTAGCCGCCTTTATCATCGAGCGGCTGGGGGCACACAACAAAAAGCTCTCGTTCGCCGAAAGCTGCAGCGGCGGGTCGCTGGCCCATTTCTTTACCTCCCAAAGCGGTGCATCGGCCGTTTTCGACGGTTCGCTTATCACCTATTCCAACGTCCTCAAAGCCAACTGGCTTGCCGTGGACGACGAATCTCTTGATGCTTTCGGGGCCGTCAGCGCCGAAGTCGTTATGCAGATGTCGGAAGGGGCGATGAACGTCAGCTTTTCCGATTATGCACTCTCTATCAGCGGCGTGGCCGGCCCCAGCGGCGGGAGCGATGCCAAGCCCGTCGGGACCGTCTACATCAGCGCCCGTTCCAAAACCGCCGTCCATACCGAGCGTTTCCATTTCGAAGGGGATCGTAACTATATCCAGGAACAAAGCGTCCTGATGGCCGTCAAAATGCTCCTCAACGTCGACCGCGAACTCTTTTTTGCCTAATCACGTTTTTTTTCTTGACAAAGCGGGACATTTCCCCTATAATTTCGCCCTCACAATCACCGAATTCGGTCGGTTGAAGAGGTCTCGTTAGCTCAGCCGGTAGAGCATCTCACTTTTAATGAGGGGGTCGATGGTTCGAATCCATCACGAGACACCATGGTTGGTTCAGTGACCCTTTCGTCTAGTGGCCAAGGACACTATCACTTCATGGTAGGAACAGAGGTTCAAATCCTTTAGGGGTCGCCATTGTTCGATGTTCGGTAAGGGCGTTTAGCTCAGTTGGTAGAGCGCTACCCTTACAAGGTAGATGTCACAAGTTCGAGTCTTGTAATGCCCACCATTTTTGTGCAGCCATAGTTCAGTTGGTTAGAATGCCTGCCTGTCACGCAGGAGGTCGCGAGTTCGAGTCTCGTTGGCTGCGCCACCCTTCTTTTTCCCCCTTTTCGTATTTGTGTTATGATTATCCGATGAAACTCAAACCTCTTTTGTTTATCGCGTATGTTACGGTCTGGTTAGTTCTGGCGATCGATCCGTGGTATCGTGAAGACTGGCTGCTGGAAAATATTCTGGTATTCGTTGCCCTTCCCGTGGTGATATGGGGAGAACGCCGTTTCGGTTTTTCGCCTGCCGCCGCGTGGATGCTGTTTGTGTTTTTCGTTCTGCATGCCATCGGAGCGCACTACACCTACAGCGAGATGCCCTGGTTTGATCTTTTCACCCGTACTTTCGGTTTTGAACGCAATCATTACGACCGCGTTGCCCATTTTCTGTTCGGGTTTTTGCTGTTAGTACCGTTTGCCGAGCTCTTCGCCGTTTCCGCCAAACCCGGTAAAACGGTTTTTGCTTTCGCGTTTGTCTTTATGATTGCGGCTTCGGGTTTTTACGAGGTACTCGAATGGCTCGCCACCGAAGTGACCCATGCCGAACTCGGAACCGCGTTTCTGGGAACGCAGGGAGACGAGTGGGACGCACAGAAAGACATGCTGATGTGTTATCTTGGCATTATCGCGGGGGCGTTGATTTGGCGGAGACGGATACTCTAAAAGCCTCCGGCGCGTTTTAACCGCAACAGCTCCCGCCCGAACAGCTTTTTTTGTCCGAAGCGCTCAAACGGTTTCGGACGAGGTGATAAGCGATCAACCCCCACAAAAGAGCCGCGGCTCCTTGTTCCAGCCACCCCTGCTCCTCTTTGTGCCCCATCGCCATGCGAAATTCCAGCGCATCGAATACGATGTCGATCAGGACGCCGGAGAGAAGGCTTCCCGCTACGATGACCGAGAGATAGACAACCAATGCACGCATACCGAGCATGGATTTGACGACCCCCATTGTTACGGTGTTGGTCGCGGGGCCCGCGGTGAGAAAGACGAACGCCGCCCCCGGCGAGACGCCGGCCATGATGAGCGATGCCGCGATCGGAAGCGAAGCGGTGGCGCACACGTACATCGGGGCGGCTACCGCGACGGCGATCAGGTATCCCAGCCATCGGTTATCCTCAAACAGCTGGTGGAGGTTCTGCGGAAGGGCCGCGGCGATGAACGCACCGATCACCAACCCCCAGAACAGTGGCTTGCTGAAACTTCCCAGCAACGTACCGAATCCATAGATGAAAACTTTCCCCAGCGAAAACGGCTCAGAAGGAGCCGGCGCGGAAGGCTGCACCACCGACATCCTCCCCTCGGGCACGACGGCCGAAAATCGGGCGGGCTGAAACGGCACATCGGATTCAATACGATTCATCAACAGGCCCGCCGCGATCGCGATCAATACGGAACTGGCAACCCGGTATAACGTGAATGCCCATCCGAACATCCCGAACGTGGCAAGAATCGAATCGATCCCCGTAATCGGCGTCGATATCAGAAACGAAAGGGTAGCCCCCCTGGACGCCCCGCTTTTACGCAGGGAAGCGGCAAAGGGGATGACGCTGCATGAGCACAGCGGGAGCGGCGTTCCGATAAGCGCCGCTTTATAAACGGCGCCGTGCGTCGAGGGACCCAGATGTTTCCGAACCGCTTCTTCCCGTACGAACTGGTGTAAAACACCTGCTGCCAGAAGTCCGAAAAGAATATAAACCCCCATATCGACACTTAGATCCCATAAGGCAATCCCTAATGCTTCCATTTGAAGATCCTTAAAATGATAACTATTATCGTATTATCGTTTTTTCCCCTTAATCTTTCCTATAATTTGCGTGCTACGCTTCCAACGGGGTGTTCAAACCATCCCGGATCGGCATAATCTCCTTCGGCCTGATCTTTACGTACTTTGACGACGGTAAACATACCCCCCATTTCGATCGGCCCGAACGGCCCTTTCCCGGTCATCATCGGCAACGTATTTTCAGGCAGCGCCATCCCCATTTCGGCCATATCCTGCATCTCCGCCATCCCGGTTCGCCCCATGGGCATGTACATGTAATCGGGGAAAAGGTCGCTTATTTTCTCGGTCAGATCGTCTTGTTTGACGCCGAGCATGTTCGGAACGCCGTGTCCCATGGGACCCATCGTATGGTGCGATTTGTGACAGTGGAATGCCCAATCCCCTTCTTCGGTGGCGGTAAACTCGATGCACCGGACCGACCCGACGGGGATATCGGCCGTCACTTCTGGCCATCGCGCACTTTTTGGAACCCAACCTCCGTCGGTTCCGGTCACTTCGAATATATGGCCGTGCATATGGATCGGATGGTTCGTCATCGTCAAATTGCCTACCCGGATCCTCACCCGGTCTCCTTTGCGCACGACCATCGGATCGATTCCCGGAAAAACGCGGCTATTGAAGCTCCAAAGGTTGAATTCGCTCATCGTGCCAGGATCGGGCGTATAGGTGCCGGGTGCAACGTCGTAACTGGCGAGAAGAAAACAAAAATCACGGTCAACGCGATGCAATTTTGGATTTTTGGGGTGAACGATAAACATCCCCATCATCCCCATCGCCATCTGAACCATCTCGTCGGCATGGGGATGGTACATAAACGTTCCGCTCTGGCGAAGGGTAAATTCGTAAACGTACGTTTCTCCCGGCTTGATCTGCGGCTGGGTCAGTCCCCCCACACCGTCCATGCCGTTGGGAAGAATCAGACCGTGCCAATGGATCGTCGTATGTTCGGGGAGATTGTTCGTGACCACCAGACGGATGCGGTCCCCTTCGACCGCTTCGATCGTCGGCCCGGGCGACGTACCGTTGTACCCCCAGCAGTTGACCACCATACCGGGGGCAAACTCCCGGATGACGGGTTCGGCAACCAGCCGAAACTCTTTTACCCCCTCTTTCATTTCGTACGGAAGGCTCCAACCGTTAAGGGTAACGACGGGATTGTAATTTTTCCCTTTCTTGGGCGTTATGATCGTCGAAGGGGAGAGAACTTTTTGCGGGTTCTCCACCCGGCTCAGCTGCCGTTTCGGAGCCGCGTGAACACTATGGTCGTGTTCTGAAGCCCCCGATTCTTTCGGAAGTGCGGCGGCGGCAAGAACCGCCGATGCCAACCCCAGGAAATTGCGTCTATTGTGCTCCATTAGCATCCTCCATTCGCGTACCGACAGCGTAATCCAGATCGATTCGCGCTTTTTCGTATTCTGCGACGGCTTCGGCAGCGGCGATTTTCATCTCGCCGAAGCGGCGGCGTTCTTCAAGCAATTCGTGGATCCCTTCGAGCATGCCGTTATAATAAAGCCCCGTTTCTTCAAGCATATCACGGTGGATACCCGACAATGCGTCCCGATACTCTGCGGCGATATCGTAACGATACCGTAAAGCCGCATACGCGCGACGCACGTCGCTTCGCACATTGACCGAAAGGGCATACAGGGCATGATGCGCCTGATTGTACTGCGCACGCGCGCTTTCGACGCGCCCCTGTCCAAGGTCAAAGAGAGGCAGCGGGATTTTAACCCCTACCGTATTGAACCGGGCTTCTCCGGTCGTTCTTTCGTTTTCATATTCCAGGGAAAGTTCGTCCAGCAAACGGGTGTTTTCGACAATCCCAGCCGCTCTGGCGGCATATTCCAGTTTTTTTCGGGCGGCGGCGATATCGAAGCGGCTTCGGATCGATTCGCGCTCCAACCCCTCCGGCGAAGAGGGAGGCATAAGGAGCGAACTCTCTGCAGAAGCCATACGATAATCGGTAAACCGGCCGTAAAGACCCATCAGTTTGTTGAGTTCCTCTCTCGCATCCGAGGCATTTTTCCGCGCTTCGAGCGCATCGATGCGGGCACGCGAATACTCCGCACGGATTCTCAGCATATCCCGTTTGGCGAGATTTCCGGCAGTATACTGCCGGATTGCCAATTGTGCCGACGCCGAGGCGGATGCCAGCTGTTCGTCCTGAAGCTGCGCTATCGCTTCGGCAGTATTCGCATCCACATACGCTTTACGGGTTTCACGTACGGTTTTGAGAACCTCATCGGCGATCCGTGCTTTGGCTTCTTCGAGTGCTATCCCGGCCAGGTCCCTGCGTAAAGGGATCCACAAAAGGTCCAAAAACGCCAGTTCGATGCTCAGTTTGTTCGTCGTCACGCCGCCGCCTCGGCCGACCGAATACCCCAAAACGGGATTGCTCATCAGCCCCGCCTGGACCAGATCGGCGTGCGCGATGCCGAGTTCTTCGTAGCTTTGCTGCAGCGAACGGTTGTTGATCAGGGCGATACGGACGGCATCTTCACCCTTTAAGGGTCGGGCGAGGATGGCGGTAATGTTTTTCTCTACGGCTGCGGCTTCCCTCTCACTCTTGATCCACACGAGATCGGTCCCCATCGTTTCGTTCAACGACCGGAACACCCCCTCTTTTCCGGGTACGGAACATCCGCCCAGCACCAATACCGCGGCAACGCAGATCACCGGCCATGTTTTCATGGCTTTACGTCCGCTTCCGGTTTTTCTGCAACCGGCAAACCGTAACTGTGCATCCCTTCGCCTCT contains these protein-coding regions:
- the ileS gene encoding isoleucine--tRNA ligase; translated protein: MDYKDTLLLPQTEFPMRGNLVQNEPARYAAWIAQDVYNRMKANRAGAQSFTLHDGPPYANGHTHIGHALNKILKDIIVKYHYFNGKSVRFTPGWDCHGLPIEQQVEKKLGGKQKKEQLSTAEVRRLCREHASEFIDIQREEFKKLGVVADWDNPYLTMDYKFEANIYRTLCAVAKKGLLIERSKPVYWSWAERTALAEAEVEYEEKEDYSIYVAFELSDEAKVRAGIEGSAAIVIWTTTPWTLPANTGISLNPDETYVRTSDGYIVAEKRYEALIEEGVFTGTVVQKIEAKKFENLYAINPLNGRGSHIVLGEHVLMDNGSGCVHTAPGHGEDDYRVGLRYNLEVVMPVDETGCYDQTVVREKLLPNPETFVGMHIFKANEPIIELLGDKALKVSKFRHSYPHCWRSHTPLIYRATKQWFISVDGTPDGESKTLREIAKDEVGKTAFYPESGRNRLGSMVENRPDWCISRQRDWGVPIAFFRVKATGEVILDEKVLNFIAMIFEMHSTDAWYSMSIEELLYPGAPYKPEELEKVSDILDVWFDSGSTWNAVLKSRNYDAGTYPADLYIEGSDQHRGWFQSSLFLSASVEHVAPYKALLTHGFTVDEKGEKMSKSKGNVVAPEKVLSQYGSEILRLWVAMSDYQGDLKISDNILKQTAEQYRKLRNTFRIILANLDGLEAIVPYGDMGEIDKWIVAKAKAVFDETHRLFGEYNFVHGMSGLNYFIVNELSGIYIDITKDRMYCDNADSAERRSSQSAMAIIARSMLGLIAPILTYTADEIFEHAPAVIKGEAKDIFDIVYVSIDPVESTWDETYMKTVREKLNEIVDALKKEKVIKNTLELVVSSVDPKAKTIKKSDAEEYLVISKWCACVLDDVKATFEVEGELYNVALATKAKCPRCWKYHSQNEETLCPRCTQVVSGWMVAE
- a CDS encoding DUF2238 domain-containing protein gives rise to the protein MKLKPLLFIAYVTVWLVLAIDPWYREDWLLENILVFVALPVVIWGERRFGFSPAAAWMLFVFFVLHAIGAHYTYSEMPWFDLFTRTFGFERNHYDRVAHFLFGFLLLVPFAELFAVSAKPGKTVFAFAFVFMIAASGFYEVLEWLATEVTHAELGTAFLGTQGDEWDAQKDMLMCYLGIIAGALIWRRRIL
- a CDS encoding TolC family protein, with product MKTWPVICVAAVLVLGGCSVPGKEGVFRSLNETMGTDLVWIKSEREAAAVEKNITAILARPLKGEDAVRIALINNRSLQQSYEELGIAHADLVQAGLMSNPVLGYSVGRGGGVTTNKLSIELAFLDLLWIPLRRDLAGIALEEAKARIADEVLKTVRETRKAYVDANTAEAIAQLQDEQLASASASAQLAIRQYTAGNLAKRDMLRIRAEYSRARIDALEARKNASDAREELNKLMGLYGRFTDYRMASAESSLLMPPSSPEGLERESIRSRFDIAAARKKLEYAARAAGIVENTRLLDELSLEYENERTTGEARFNTVGVKIPLPLFDLGQGRVESARAQYNQAHHALYALSVNVRSDVRRAYAALRYRYDIAAEYRDALSGIHRDMLEETGLYYNGMLEGIHELLEERRRFGEMKIAAAEAVAEYEKARIDLDYAVGTRMEDANGAQ
- a CDS encoding SO_0444 family Cu/Zn efflux transporter, yielding MEALGIALWDLSVDMGVYILFGLLAAGVLHQFVREEAVRKHLGPSTHGAVYKAALIGTPLPLCSCSVIPFAASLRKSGASRGATLSFLISTPITGIDSILATFGMFGWAFTLYRVASSVLIAIAAGLLMNRIESDVPFQPARFSAVVPEGRMSVVQPSAPAPSEPFSLGKVFIYGFGTLLGSFSKPLFWGLVIGAFIAAALPQNLHQLFEDNRWLGYLIAVAVAAPMYVCATASLPIAASLIMAGVSPGAAFVFLTAGPATNTVTMGVVKSMLGMRALVVYLSVIVAGSLLSGVLIDIVFDALEFRMAMGHKEEQGWLEQGAAALLWGLIAYHLVRNRLSASDKKSCSGGSCCG
- a CDS encoding multicopper oxidase family protein, which codes for MEHNRRNFLGLASAVLAAAALPKESGASEHDHSVHAAPKRQLSRVENPQKVLSPSTIITPKKGKNYNPVVTLNGWSLPYEMKEGVKEFRLVAEPVIREFAPGMVVNCWGYNGTSPGPTIEAVEGDRIRLVVTNNLPEHTTIHWHGLILPNGMDGVGGLTQPQIKPGETYVYEFTLRQSGTFMYHPHADEMVQMAMGMMGMFIVHPKNPKLHRVDRDFCFLLASYDVAPGTYTPDPGTMSEFNLWSFNSRVFPGIDPMVVRKGDRVRIRVGNLTMTNHPIHMHGHIFEVTGTDGGWVPKSARWPEVTADIPVGSVRCIEFTATEEGDWAFHCHKSHHTMGPMGHGVPNMLGVKQDDLTEKISDLFPDYMYMPMGRTGMAEMQDMAEMGMALPENTLPMMTGKGPFGPIEMGGMFTVVKVRKDQAEGDYADPGWFEHPVGSVARKL
- a CDS encoding CinA family protein, which encodes MKRDVIFVGNRLILNEAYERYILRNIKSRFSSIDSISYFEESDKDLFLHLDALLKHESKLVIVTTKTTFTIVGKLLSTVTADNQVLKNNMLIPSRADILENGSYLLNHNSSEINVILATEGKALPPILIGDESRQAIIHLFNEDLASAQTLLEPLAQNFDVRLEFSLLVEGWLKIRIHARRHGNLSQFIASAKGLMHHKVIAAANVAAFIIERLGAHNKKLSFAESCSGGSLAHFFTSQSGASAVFDGSLITYSNVLKANWLAVDDESLDAFGAVSAEVVMQMSEGAMNVSFSDYALSISGVAGPSGGSDAKPVGTVYISARSKTAVHTERFHFEGDRNYIQEQSVLMAVKMLLNVDRELFFA